atgaatatgtgtctgtatatatataaatatatagacttatatttaatagagacacacacacacacacacacacacacacacacacacacacacatatgtgtgcgtgtgtgtctCGTGTCTGCAAAAGAGagacatatacacatatatatatatatatatatatatatatatatatatatatatatatgtctcatattttttgcagacaagatttatctgttttataataaaaaaaaatcaattttttcattttttattttatttattgaatataattacttaataaaaatattttttattattgtgaggCCGCCACGGCCCCCTCTACCGCCAGGGCCTCCTCTGCCGCCACGGCCTCCTCTGCTGCTACGGGCGCATCGTCCTCCGGTACCGCCACGTTCTCCTCTACCGCTGGCAAAGCCTCCTCGCTGGCGGTACCAGCGGGCCCTAGAGCGGCCGgctcctcttctttttctttctaaaaaattaataaaagtatttacaatTAGATTTACGATTGTATActcgtatattaattaataattgtattgtatGAAGTAAATAACTTACTAGCTTTGTTTTTtggttgctgctgttgcggcTGTtcctgttgctgctgttgcggcTGTtcctgttgctgctgttgcggcTGTTCCTGTTGCtgctgcagcagcagcagctgctgctgctgctgttgctgctgctgctgctgcagctGCTGCAGCTGATACAGCTGTTGCTGTGTTTCCAGCTGTCGTTGT
This window of the Linepithema humile isolate Giens D197 chromosome 1, Lhum_UNIL_v1.0, whole genome shotgun sequence genome carries:
- the LOC136997999 gene encoding forkhead box protein P2-like; the encoded protein is MEGNLSQHTTQEEGASLHQLLQQILQQQQAQQQRQLETQQQLYQLQQLQQQQQQQQQQQLLLLQQQQEQPQQQQQEQPQQQQQEQPQQQQPKNKAKRKRRGAGRSRARWYRQRGGFASGRGERGGTGGRCARSSRGGRGGRGGPGGRGGRGGLTIIKNIFIK